A region of the Flavobacteriales bacterium genome:
CGCGCCAAGCTTCTGATCGATATTTCACATCCAGACCATCGCGAAGACCTGGCCAGAGCGGCTTACGAGATCCAACATTAATGTCGCGGCCTATCATCCATACTGCGGTCTTTGATGCTTCCATCGATCGGGTCTGGAATGCCATCACCGACTTTGACAAGTACCATCTTTGGAACGAGTTCTGTCCGAAAGTGAAATGCGAATTCGAGGTCGGAGGGCCGATCACGATGTACGCGAAGATGTTCCCGAACCGGAAACCAACGCATCAGACCGAACGTTTCTTCGAAATAAATCCACCGAAAAAATTGCGGTATGGCATCAATTACGGCATCCTTCTGAAAACCGACCGAACGCAGGAATTGACCGAACTGCCGAATGGAAAGACCGAGTATTACTCAAGTCTGACCATGACTGGACTGCTTGCTCCGTTCGTATTCTGGCAATATCGCGAAGCCATTGAAAGAGGTTTCTCCCTCAGCCTTTCAGGATTGAAAACGTATGTAGAAACCTGAAATCGAAGGAAATTTGCTTTCTGTTGCCCAATATGACATTCTGAGAAATATTTTCTGCGACCTTTGGCGCTCGGCATTATTCTTGCCGTTCATCAGTCTAACCAAAATCAAAACGATGAAAAACACATTCTTTGCCTTGGTTGCGCTATTCGCAACAACAACTTTCGCGTTTGCCCAAGAAGAAGCGGCAGGCGGTGCGGCTTTCAAATTTGAGAGCGAAACCATCGACTACGGGACCATCGAAAATGGTTCGGACGGTAACCGCGAGTTCAAATTCACCAATGTCGGTACAGAGCCATTGATCATTTCCAACGCGAAAGGATCTTGCGGATGTACAACTCCAGATTGGCCAAAAGAGCCGATCGCTCCTGGTAAATCAGCTGTGATCAAAGTTCATTACGATACCAAGCGTACTGGAAACTTCACAAAAACAGTTACACTTACTTCGAATGCAAGCGAAGCAACAAAGGTTCTCACCATCAAAGGAAGTGTGAATGCTCCCGCTGCTGCACCAGCAGAACATAAAGACGGAGACGGTCACGATCATTGATCGTTTCTGAACGAAATTGAAAAAGCCGATGCAGAAATGTGTCGGCTTTTTTATTTCACCGAACGGAGTTTGATCTCATCCGCTAAGAGTTCGGTCGGATCTTGATCTGAATCCACTTGAAGGAAACTTCCACCACCGAGATTGGCGAGTTTACGCATCAATCGGGCAGCTTCCTTATCGTCTCCAAAACCGATGATCGACAGTACAATACCTTTATCTGAATTGTCCTTCACCATTTGAACGGCATCCTTTTCTGAGAATTTAGATGAGTTGAATTTGCCGTCCGTGGCAATGATCAGCTGGTTATTTCCACCTTCAATGAGTTGCTGTTCGAGACTTTCGTAGGCTGTTTCCATACCTTTCACCCCGTTTGTGTAGCCCGTTGCTTCAAGGCTGTCAACAAGCGAAACGATGGCCGAATTATCGGTGACTGGTGTTGGCGGCAGCACTTCCCAAGATGTGGAATTGTACGCAATGAGGGTGAGAACGTCCACTTCGCGAAGCATCATTACCAACCTTCGGATAGATGCTTTGAGCTTCTCCATCTTATTGTCATCCTTCATCGAACCAGAAACATCCAGCAGCAATAGAACATTATTTGGTTTAAACTTGGTTTCGGAGAATTCCGGTTCTGGCTCACTTCGCATTGTCGGCTGATCGCTTACAGTAATCGGTTCAGCATCAGCAAAAGCCGCCTCGATCATTTCCTCAACCTGTTCAGGTGTTCTTTCCTCCGCTGCCCGAACTTCTTCAACGGGCTCAGGTTCAGGCGGCTGCTCATCAAACTGGTCATTCGTATTTATGCCAAGATCGAATCCGCTTTCCTCTTCGGTATTTGGAACAACTTCTTCGGTTGTCGTTTCTGTAGGATCTTCCCATTGATCGTTTGTGGAAATGCCAAGATCAACTTCTTCCGTTGGTTCAGGTTTCGGTGGCGTTTCTTCCTCGATCTGCTCATTCAAATTCACTCCCAGATCGATCGGTTCTGGTTCTGATACTTGTGGTTTGGACTCAGAAACCGCTTCAGGCTCTTCCCACCTGTCATTCATGGAAGCCATTATTTCTTCCTCATCCAATTCAGGCTCGACCTGTTTCCGATCGAGGTATACCACATGCGTTCGGTCGCGCTTGGTGAACGTCACGTCTTCCTCCTTCTTCTCGTAACCGTCCTTCGACACCACAACCGTATACTTATCAGGCTCTATCCAGCTCACAGAAACACCCTCCAAGTTGGTCCCGTTCATGTTCTTGCGTATGCCGCGATCAAAGATCTCTACACGTGCATTCACGATCGGGCGTTCAGTAGCCGCATCCACCACTTGAACCACATTCGGTTCTGAACCCTTCACTGGTGCAGGATCCTGAAACGAAGGACAAGCGGTCAACGCATTGGCATAAATGCTCTTGATGTTTCCCTTCAAGGTCAGTTTCTCCGGTCTATCCGAAGCGTTCGAGTAAACCTCAACCGTAAATGAGAATGACCCGGTCTCCGAGGTGTAATATCGAATGGTGATCTCTCCAACTTCACCAGGTTGAAAACTCTTGTTCGGGTAGCTCACCAACACCTCCCTTCCATGCCGTTGAGGCAGAAACATCAACTTCTTGCTTCCAGTATTTTTGAACCTGAATGTGGCTGGAGGACTGTTCCAATCGGTTACATTGCCGAAGTTGACCGTGGTTCCCTCCCACTTCACATTCTGTGCTTGAAGCGAGCTGTGGAAGACAACCACAAACAGTATGAAAATGAGTCTTTTCAAGTGCTGATAAAGTTAACCAACGTGCGTGCGTAAATCTTATTGAATTCTAATTGACATTCTTCAAAATTCACCCTTCGGGGGATGAAAGCGGGCTTATCTTTGCGGCATGATCAAAATAGGTGTTTCCGCGTGCTTTTTTCATCCTGACCTTGACAGGACAACTTTCGGACCGAAAACCCTTTCATATATCGAAAACGATATGGCCGCTTACGTGGCCAGACCGAATGTTCTGCCCATCCTCATTCCTGAACTTCCAAAAGCTGAAAAGCTTGCTTTTGTGAAGGAAATGGACGGTCTTGTGCTGCAAGGTGGTTCTGATCTTGCGCCAGAATCGTATGGAGAAAAACCTATCGGAAGATGGCTCGGAGACCGCATCCGTGATGAGTACGAACTGGAACTGATGGAGCTTTTTCTGAAGGAAGGAAAGCCGGTTCTTGGCATCTGTAGAGGTTTTCAGGTAATGAATGCTTTTTACGGAGGAACACTCTTTCAGGACATTGACACTCAACGACCAGAAAGCATCAAGCATCGCGATGCGATCGAGTACGACCGCGTACATCATGGCGTCCGATTCGTGGAAGGCTCATTCATGGAAAAGCTTTACGCAGGTGCTGAAAATCCGATGGTGAATTCGGTTCATCATCAGGCCGCAAAAGACATTGGCAAAGGACTTCTGCCACAAGCTTACTGTAAGGAAGATGGAATCCTCGAAGCTTTCATCCACGAGAGTGCGGAACCGGGAAAGATCATGGGCGTTCAGTGGCACCCTGAGTTTTTCCACACGCTGGGCGATGCACTCATCGACCCATTTAAGATCATTGACACATTTCTATCATTCTGCCCCCTAAATCCCCCAAAGGGGGACAAAAAGGGTTGACACCTTGTATAAAAACTAACACAAATGAAAATTATCAATCCCGCTACGGAAGCGGTCATCAAGGAAGTGCAGGAAGACAGCGCAGCTTCCATTCAACAGAAATTTGAAGCTGCCAAAACGGCTCAGAAAGCATGGGCGAAAGTTCCCTTAAAAAACCGTATCGCTTGTTTGGCGAAGTTCAACGAGTTGATGTTGGCCAATGCCGATAAGATCGCTGCCGATCTTTCTGCTGAAGTTGGTAAGCCTGTAGGTCAGGCCAAAGGCGAGATCAATGGTGGCATTGGCAGAAGCAAGTTCTTCGTTGAGAACAGCGAGAAATATCTTGCCGAAGAATGGATGGTTTCGGAAGGCGCTACACGCGAAAAGATCGTTTACGAACCACTTGGCATCATCGCCAACATTTCTGCTTGGAACTACCCGATCCTTGTCGGAGTGAACGTATTCGTTCCAGCACTTATAGGTGGAAATGCGGTGCTTTATAAACCTTCAGAATTCAGTACGTTGACTGGGTTGAACATGGCAGAGATGCTTTGGCAGGCAGGTGTTCCGAAAGATGTGTTCCACGTGGTTGTTGGTGGAAAAGACGCTGGTGAAGCGTTGCTCAACCTTCCGTTGAACGGTTACTTCTTTACAGGTTCATACAATACTGGCAGATACATCGCAGAGCGTGTTGCCAGCAAATTGGTCCCCGTTGGTCTTGAACTTGGCGGAAAAGACCCGATGTATGTTTGTGACGATGTGGAGGTGAAATCGGCCGCAGCTGCTGGCGTGGAAGGTGCCTTCTACAATAACGGACAAAGCTGTTGTGCGGTTGAGCGTATCTACGTTCAGGAGAACATTTACGATGATTATGTTGACGCATTCATCGCGGAAGCTAAAACCATGAAATTGGGCGAACCTGGCGATGAAGGAACGTTCATCGGCCCACTGACGCGTCCTCAGCAAATGGCCGTGTTGGAAGATCAGGTTGCCGATGCTGTTTCTAAAGGTGCTAAGCTCCTGCTTGGAGGGAAAAAGGCTGATCGAAACGGTTACTACTTTGAGCCAACGGTCCTTACTGATGTCAACCATGGTATGAAAGTGATGATGGACGAGAGTTTCGGTCCTATTATCGGTATTCAGAAAGTAAAAGATGATGCTGAAGCAATTTCCTTAATGCTTGACACGCCTTATGGTCTTACATCAGCCGTTTACACGCTTGATGCTGACCGTGCTGATGCTATTATGGAAGAGATGAACTCAGGCACCGTTTACTGGAACTGCTGCGACCGCGTAAGTCCGCACGTTCCTTGGAGCGGCCGAGGTAACTCAGGGCTCGGCTCTACACTATCTCACGCTGGAATCAGAGCATTCGTTCAGCCGAAGGCTTATCACTTGAGAGGCTGATCTCACAAGCTTTATAAAACAAAACGGCCCGCCAAATGGCGGGCCGTTTTGTTTTTAGAAATTCAGATATTATTTCTGCTTCACCAATTTCTGAACCGTCATTTGGTCATCAGCATAGATGCGTAAGAAGTAAACACCATCAGGCAATGCAGTAAGGTCATATTGCTTACGCAGGTTGCTTACCTCACCAAGGTCTTGGTCAAGCCATACTTCTTTACCTACCATATCGTAAAGTCCTACGGTCATATCCATCTTACGAGCCATCTCGACCTCAAGCGTGAATCGGCCATTGTTCGGGTTCGGATACACCGCCACATTACCATCAAAGTTGGCTTCTTCAATTCCAACACAACAGGTCATCTCGTAAACGAATGAGCAACCTTCACAACCGTTCATATCAACTACACACACCTTGTAATTTCCACTAC
Encoded here:
- a CDS encoding aldehyde dehydrogenase family protein, with protein sequence MKIINPATEAVIKEVQEDSAASIQQKFEAAKTAQKAWAKVPLKNRIACLAKFNELMLANADKIAADLSAEVGKPVGQAKGEINGGIGRSKFFVENSEKYLAEEWMVSEGATREKIVYEPLGIIANISAWNYPILVGVNVFVPALIGGNAVLYKPSEFSTLTGLNMAEMLWQAGVPKDVFHVVVGGKDAGEALLNLPLNGYFFTGSYNTGRYIAERVASKLVPVGLELGGKDPMYVCDDVEVKSAAAAGVEGAFYNNGQSCCAVERIYVQENIYDDYVDAFIAEAKTMKLGEPGDEGTFIGPLTRPQQMAVLEDQVADAVSKGAKLLLGGKKADRNGYYFEPTVLTDVNHGMKVMMDESFGPIIGIQKVKDDAEAISLMLDTPYGLTSAVYTLDADRADAIMEEMNSGTVYWNCCDRVSPHVPWSGRGNSGLGSTLSHAGIRAFVQPKAYHLRG
- a CDS encoding gamma-glutamyl-gamma-aminobutyrate hydrolase family protein, whose amino-acid sequence is MIKIGVSACFFHPDLDRTTFGPKTLSYIENDMAAYVARPNVLPILIPELPKAEKLAFVKEMDGLVLQGGSDLAPESYGEKPIGRWLGDRIRDEYELELMELFLKEGKPVLGICRGFQVMNAFYGGTLFQDIDTQRPESIKHRDAIEYDRVHHGVRFVEGSFMEKLYAGAENPMVNSVHHQAAKDIGKGLLPQAYCKEDGILEAFIHESAEPGKIMGVQWHPEFFHTLGDALIDPFKIIDTFLSFCPLNPPKGDKKG
- a CDS encoding DUF1573 domain-containing protein, which encodes MKNTFFALVALFATTTFAFAQEEAAGGAAFKFESETIDYGTIENGSDGNREFKFTNVGTEPLIISNAKGSCGCTTPDWPKEPIAPGKSAVIKVHYDTKRTGNFTKTVTLTSNASEATKVLTIKGSVNAPAAAPAEHKDGDGHDH
- a CDS encoding DUF1573 domain-containing protein; this translates as MKRLIFILFVVVFHSSLQAQNVKWEGTTVNFGNVTDWNSPPATFRFKNTGSKKLMFLPQRHGREVLVSYPNKSFQPGEVGEITIRYYTSETGSFSFTVEVYSNASDRPEKLTLKGNIKSIYANALTACPSFQDPAPVKGSEPNVVQVVDAATERPIVNARVEIFDRGIRKNMNGTNLEGVSVSWIEPDKYTVVVSKDGYEKKEEDVTFTKRDRTHVVYLDRKQVEPELDEEEIMASMNDRWEEPEAVSESKPQVSEPEPIDLGVNLNEQIEEETPPKPEPTEEVDLGISTNDQWEDPTETTTEEVVPNTEEESGFDLGINTNDQFDEQPPEPEPVEEVRAAEERTPEQVEEMIEAAFADAEPITVSDQPTMRSEPEPEFSETKFKPNNVLLLLDVSGSMKDDNKMEKLKASIRRLVMMLREVDVLTLIAYNSTSWEVLPPTPVTDNSAIVSLVDSLEATGYTNGVKGMETAYESLEQQLIEGGNNQLIIATDGKFNSSKFSEKDAVQMVKDNSDKGIVLSIIGFGDDKEAARLMRKLANLGGGSFLQVDSDQDPTELLADEIKLRSVK